Proteins encoded within one genomic window of Polaribacter sp. NJDZ03:
- a CDS encoding peptidoglycan DD-metalloendopeptidase family protein — protein sequence MRKIIFLLVLITSISSCKKEVEKTVTPPKKVKPKPIFKYGYNMDDYKLIQDTIRSGESFGEILDRHHVGYPKISEISNSIREEFDVRRLRTGKPYLILSSKDSLSKAKVFIYKNSVINATVIDFKDSIIKAHVYEQPIKTVERIVEGVIYSNLSNTMDSLHLSANLTYAVADIYAWTLDFYKLQKGDSFKITFEEKFIKDSLFAGYGEIKSAVFNHNGTNLFAFKYVSDSIKGISEYYDENGNMLRSQFLKAPIKFQYRISSRYNLRRRIAYYGNKIRPHKGTDFAAKIGTPILATASGTVVESTRRGGNGKFVKIKHNSTYSTQYLHMKNQNVKKGQYVKQGAVIGWVGMTGNSGGPHVCYRFWKHGKQVDPFKEKLPSAEPLKKTLLPDYLKFIKPLKYQLENKILPVKEPEVIEKIAQN from the coding sequence TTGAGAAAAATAATCTTCCTTTTAGTCTTAATTACCTCAATATCATCTTGTAAGAAAGAGGTTGAGAAAACCGTTACACCTCCAAAAAAAGTGAAGCCTAAACCCATTTTTAAATATGGGTATAATATGGATGATTATAAATTAATTCAAGACACTATTAGAAGTGGTGAGAGTTTTGGTGAAATTTTAGATAGACACCATGTTGGCTACCCTAAAATTAGTGAAATATCTAATTCAATAAGAGAAGAGTTTGATGTTAGAAGGTTAAGAACAGGGAAACCTTACTTAATTTTATCTAGTAAAGATTCCTTGTCTAAAGCTAAAGTTTTTATTTATAAAAATAGTGTAATAAATGCGACAGTTATTGATTTTAAAGATTCAATAATTAAAGCACATGTATATGAACAACCTATAAAAACTGTTGAAAGAATTGTAGAAGGAGTAATCTATTCTAACCTTTCTAATACTATGGATAGTTTGCATTTATCAGCAAATTTAACATATGCTGTAGCAGATATTTATGCTTGGACTTTAGATTTTTACAAGCTTCAAAAAGGAGATTCTTTTAAAATTACTTTTGAAGAAAAATTTATAAAAGATTCTCTTTTTGCAGGTTATGGAGAAATTAAATCGGCAGTATTTAATCATAACGGAACTAACTTATTTGCCTTTAAATATGTTTCAGATTCTATAAAAGGAATTTCTGAGTATTACGATGAAAATGGAAACATGTTGCGTAGTCAATTCTTAAAAGCACCTATAAAATTTCAATACAGAATTTCTTCAAGGTATAATTTAAGAAGAAGAATTGCGTATTATGGTAATAAAATTAGGCCTCATAAAGGCACCGATTTTGCGGCAAAAATAGGAACACCAATTTTAGCAACAGCAAGCGGAACAGTTGTAGAATCTACAAGAAGAGGCGGTAACGGTAAATTTGTAAAAATTAAACACAACAGCACCTATTCTACACAATATTTACATATGAAAAATCAAAATGTAAAGAAAGGACAATATGTAAAACAAGGAGCTGTAATTGGTTGGGTAGGTATGACAGGTAATTCTGGAGGTCCACACGTGTGTTATCGTTTTTGGAAACATGGCAAACAAGTAGATCCGTTTAAAGAGAAATTACCTTCTGCAGAACCTTTAAAGAAAACTTTATTACCCGATTATTTAAAGTTTATTAAACCGCTTAAATATCAATTAGAAAATAAAATTCTTCCGGTTAAAGAACCAGAGGTTATAGAAAAAATAGCACAAAATTAA